One Capsicum annuum cultivar UCD-10X-F1 chromosome 2, UCD10Xv1.1, whole genome shotgun sequence genomic window carries:
- the LOC107860621 gene encoding WAT1-related protein At3g28050 isoform X1 yields MEMQSWSTDFLPFLAMVIVECGEMGMITLGKAAMNDGLNNLVYVVYYNALGTLFLLPFLIFHRCSRSNMAPITLSILWRFFLLGLLGICFLQAMAFTGIKYSSPTLAAALGNLMPGFTFLLAIIFRMEKLDIRKASSQAKSVGTVVAIVGASIMTLYKGPRVLGSNFPSDSSYHSLVLSQESNWILGALLIITTCIMSAGWNILQTDTVKKYPEHMTIVFFTCLFGSIQIATLTLALESNPKAWMVKPGIEIIAIVFSGVSGNVFRYNVLTWCLDKKGPLYVAMYKPLGMVIAAIMGIIFLGDSLHLGSVIGAVVISAGFYSVLWGKAKEIKSMVEVEDIVCVIDSSNQRSPLLHK; encoded by the exons ATGGAGATGCAATCATGGTCAACTGATTTCTTGCCATTTTTGGCAATGGTGATTGTGGAATGCGGTGAAATGGGGATGATTACACTTGGTAAAGCTGCTATGAATGATGGACTCAACAATCTTGTTTATGTTGTTTACTATAATGCCCTTGGTAccctttttcttcttcctttcttAATCTTCCATAGGTGCAGCAG aagcAATATGGCTCCTATTACCTTGTCTATATTGTGGAGATTCTTCCTTCTTGGCCTGTTGGG aatttgtttCCTGCAGGCAATGGCTTTTACAGGTATTAAATACAGCTCTCCTACTCTAGCAGCTGCTTTAGGGAATTTGATGCCTGGTTTTACATTTTTGCTTGCCATCATTTTCAG AATGGAGAAGTTAGATATAAGAAAGGCCAGCAGTCAAGCAAAATCTGTAGGCACTGTAGTGGCAATTGTAGGGGCATCCATCATGACTCTATACAAAGGACCAAGAGTATTAGGATCAAATTTTCCTTCTGATTCATCTTATCACTCTTTAGTACTTTCACAAGAATCAAATTGGATACTCGGAGCTCTTCTGATAATCACCACCTGCATCATGTCTGCTGGATGGAACATTCTTCAG ACAGATACAGTGAAGAAGTACCCTGAACATATGACAATAGTGTTCTTTACTTGCTTGTTTGGGAGTATTCAAATTGCAACTTTAACTCTGGCATTAGAAAGCAATCCAAAGGCATGGATGGTGAAGCCTGGGATTGAGATAATAGCCATTGTTTTTTCA GGAGTTTCAGGAAATGTCTTTCGTTACAACGTTTTGACATGGTGCTTGGATAAGAAAGGTCCTCTTTACGTAGCCATGTACAAGCCTTTGGGAATGGTCATAGCAGCAATTATGGGGATCATTTTCCTTGGAGATTCACTCCATTTAGGAAG TGTTATCGGAGCAGTTGTCATATCTGCTGGATTTTATTCCGTGCTGTGGGGAAAGGCTAAAGAGATCAAGTCCATGGTTGAAGTTGAGGACATTGTTTGTGTAATTGACTCATCAAACCAAAGAAGCCCTCTTTTGCACaagtaa
- the LOC107860621 gene encoding WAT1-related protein At3g28050 isoform X2, with the protein MEMQSWSTDFLPFLAMVIVECGEMGMITLGKAAMNDGLNNLVYVVYYNALGTLFLLPFLIFHRCSRSNMAPITLSILWRFFLLGLLGICFLQAMAFTGIKYSSPTLAAALGNLMPGFTFLLAIIFRMEKLDIRKASSQAKSVGTVVAIVGASIMTLYKGPRVLGSNFPSDSSYHSLVLSQESNWILGALLIITTCIMSAGWNILQTDTVKKYPEHMTIVFFTCLFGSIQIATLTLALESNPKAWMVKPGIEIIAIVFSGVSGNVFRYNVLTWCLDKKGPLYVAMYKPLGMVIAAIMGIIFLGDSLHLGSYKHF; encoded by the exons ATGGAGATGCAATCATGGTCAACTGATTTCTTGCCATTTTTGGCAATGGTGATTGTGGAATGCGGTGAAATGGGGATGATTACACTTGGTAAAGCTGCTATGAATGATGGACTCAACAATCTTGTTTATGTTGTTTACTATAATGCCCTTGGTAccctttttcttcttcctttcttAATCTTCCATAGGTGCAGCAG aagcAATATGGCTCCTATTACCTTGTCTATATTGTGGAGATTCTTCCTTCTTGGCCTGTTGGG aatttgtttCCTGCAGGCAATGGCTTTTACAGGTATTAAATACAGCTCTCCTACTCTAGCAGCTGCTTTAGGGAATTTGATGCCTGGTTTTACATTTTTGCTTGCCATCATTTTCAG AATGGAGAAGTTAGATATAAGAAAGGCCAGCAGTCAAGCAAAATCTGTAGGCACTGTAGTGGCAATTGTAGGGGCATCCATCATGACTCTATACAAAGGACCAAGAGTATTAGGATCAAATTTTCCTTCTGATTCATCTTATCACTCTTTAGTACTTTCACAAGAATCAAATTGGATACTCGGAGCTCTTCTGATAATCACCACCTGCATCATGTCTGCTGGATGGAACATTCTTCAG ACAGATACAGTGAAGAAGTACCCTGAACATATGACAATAGTGTTCTTTACTTGCTTGTTTGGGAGTATTCAAATTGCAACTTTAACTCTGGCATTAGAAAGCAATCCAAAGGCATGGATGGTGAAGCCTGGGATTGAGATAATAGCCATTGTTTTTTCA GGAGTTTCAGGAAATGTCTTTCGTTACAACGTTTTGACATGGTGCTTGGATAAGAAAGGTCCTCTTTACGTAGCCATGTACAAGCCTTTGGGAATGGTCATAGCAGCAATTATGGGGATCATTTTCCTTGGAGATTCACTCCATTTAGGAAG TTACAAGcatttttga
- the LOC107860621 gene encoding WAT1-related protein At5g40240 isoform X3, translating to MAFTGIKYSSPTLAAALGNLMPGFTFLLAIIFRMEKLDIRKASSQAKSVGTVVAIVGASIMTLYKGPRVLGSNFPSDSSYHSLVLSQESNWILGALLIITTCIMSAGWNILQTDTVKKYPEHMTIVFFTCLFGSIQIATLTLALESNPKAWMVKPGIEIIAIVFSGVSGNVFRYNVLTWCLDKKGPLYVAMYKPLGMVIAAIMGIIFLGDSLHLGSVIGAVVISAGFYSVLWGKAKEIKSMVEVEDIVCVIDSSNQRSPLLHK from the exons ATGGCTTTTACAGGTATTAAATACAGCTCTCCTACTCTAGCAGCTGCTTTAGGGAATTTGATGCCTGGTTTTACATTTTTGCTTGCCATCATTTTCAG AATGGAGAAGTTAGATATAAGAAAGGCCAGCAGTCAAGCAAAATCTGTAGGCACTGTAGTGGCAATTGTAGGGGCATCCATCATGACTCTATACAAAGGACCAAGAGTATTAGGATCAAATTTTCCTTCTGATTCATCTTATCACTCTTTAGTACTTTCACAAGAATCAAATTGGATACTCGGAGCTCTTCTGATAATCACCACCTGCATCATGTCTGCTGGATGGAACATTCTTCAG ACAGATACAGTGAAGAAGTACCCTGAACATATGACAATAGTGTTCTTTACTTGCTTGTTTGGGAGTATTCAAATTGCAACTTTAACTCTGGCATTAGAAAGCAATCCAAAGGCATGGATGGTGAAGCCTGGGATTGAGATAATAGCCATTGTTTTTTCA GGAGTTTCAGGAAATGTCTTTCGTTACAACGTTTTGACATGGTGCTTGGATAAGAAAGGTCCTCTTTACGTAGCCATGTACAAGCCTTTGGGAATGGTCATAGCAGCAATTATGGGGATCATTTTCCTTGGAGATTCACTCCATTTAGGAAG TGTTATCGGAGCAGTTGTCATATCTGCTGGATTTTATTCCGTGCTGTGGGGAAAGGCTAAAGAGATCAAGTCCATGGTTGAAGTTGAGGACATTGTTTGTGTAATTGACTCATCAAACCAAAGAAGCCCTCTTTTGCACaagtaa